In a genomic window of Ralstonia insidiosa:
- a CDS encoding MFS transporter — MPAPLDSSIDRLTAGFNRLAGSNLAAQSAEQIALAAMPMVAVLTLHADASTASWLQVALTLPFVLFAIPIGMLADRWPKRTLMAGAEAVRAAALFGVAGLLLAGQLSLTALVVLGFVAVCGTVVFSVAAPALVPSLVPPAMLSRANGRIELARTVAFACGPAIGGALIGWTGAMTAFVLAAALSVGAVALLTGVPSPAAAAAARHATHPLRDIAEGARFVFRHPLLRPVFITQCLFTMSFFMVLAVFVPYAAHRLGLSAQAIGLTLGMYGAGMVIGALFAARILARWRFGHVVATGPVCGLAGGALLAATLWQPWPALAHAGFFMLGCGPILWVVSTTTLRQTVTPPALLARVSAVNVMSYGARPVGAALAAWLAAQAGMGACLLMALAGFALQLLCILQSPAVRLARQPSPDDADAALNPA; from the coding sequence ATGCCCGCCCCCCTTGATTCATCGATCGACCGCCTAACTGCCGGCTTCAACCGGCTGGCGGGTTCCAACCTCGCCGCGCAATCCGCCGAGCAGATCGCGCTGGCCGCCATGCCGATGGTGGCGGTGCTCACCCTGCATGCCGATGCCAGTACAGCGAGCTGGCTGCAGGTGGCGCTCACGCTGCCGTTCGTGCTGTTTGCCATTCCCATCGGCATGCTGGCGGACCGTTGGCCCAAACGCACGTTGATGGCCGGGGCAGAAGCGGTGCGTGCAGCGGCACTGTTCGGGGTGGCAGGGTTGCTGCTCGCTGGCCAACTGAGTCTGACGGCGCTGGTGGTGCTGGGCTTTGTGGCAGTCTGCGGCACGGTGGTGTTCAGTGTGGCGGCACCGGCGTTGGTGCCATCGCTCGTGCCACCGGCGATGCTCTCGCGTGCCAACGGGCGCATCGAACTGGCGCGCACCGTGGCGTTTGCCTGTGGCCCGGCCATCGGTGGCGCGCTGATCGGCTGGACCGGTGCCATGACGGCCTTCGTGCTGGCCGCTGCGCTATCCGTTGGTGCAGTGGCGCTGCTGACGGGCGTACCCTCACCCGCAGCTGCAGCTGCAGCACGGCATGCGACGCATCCGCTGCGCGACATCGCCGAGGGTGCGCGCTTCGTGTTCCGTCACCCGCTGCTGCGGCCGGTGTTCATCACGCAGTGTCTCTTCACGATGTCCTTTTTCATGGTGCTCGCCGTATTCGTGCCGTATGCGGCGCACCGGCTTGGGCTGTCGGCGCAGGCCATCGGGCTCACGCTCGGGATGTACGGTGCGGGCATGGTGATTGGCGCACTGTTCGCTGCACGCATCCTGGCGCGCTGGCGCTTTGGCCATGTAGTGGCAACCGGCCCGGTGTGCGGGCTGGCCGGCGGTGCGTTGCTGGCAGCGACGCTCTGGCAGCCGTGGCCGGCGCTCGCCCATGCGGGGTTCTTCATGCTGGGGTGTGGGCCGATCCTGTGGGTGGTCAGCACGACCACGCTGCGCCAGACGGTCACACCGCCCGCGCTATTGGCACGCGTGTCGGCGGTGAACGTGATGTCGTACGGTGCACGGCCGGTGGGTGCTGCATTGGCGGCATGGCTGGCGGCGCAGGCGGGTATGGGTGCGTGCCTGCTGATGGCGCTGGCCGGCTTTGCGCTGCAGTTGTTGTGCATTCTCCAGTCGCCAGCAGTCCGGCTCGCGCGTCAGCCGAGCCCGGATGACGCCGATGCCGCGCTCAACCCAGCCTGA
- a CDS encoding AraC family transcriptional regulator, whose product METMVRARSLNGYFQVVRRLGFNPQEALRQVGLDPAKLADTEQLVPVVAICQLMELTAASAPCPTLGLQMAEARQELDFGVLGLLLGHKRTLREALQAIIQYRHLMNEALAVYLESDGDMVVIREEIITETPVPLRQANELAVGVLARICSALLGTHWKPRGIHFTHAAPADVSLHRRVFGCPIVFDSDFNGIVCVAADLETPNPAADPALVRYAESLAEPLNVSGPDAVVQEVRRAVYLLLPLERASVEQVAEHLHLSARTLQRQLESAGATFSELVEEVRHNLAVRYMANPSYRIGRVAALLGYTRQASFTRWFVAHFGMTPRAWRDAQTP is encoded by the coding sequence ATGGAGACAATGGTGCGCGCCCGGTCGCTGAACGGCTATTTTCAGGTCGTGCGGCGGCTCGGCTTCAACCCGCAGGAGGCGTTGCGGCAGGTGGGGCTCGACCCCGCCAAGCTGGCCGACACGGAACAGCTCGTGCCCGTGGTGGCGATCTGCCAGTTGATGGAGCTCACGGCGGCCAGTGCGCCATGCCCGACACTCGGCCTGCAGATGGCCGAGGCGCGGCAGGAGCTGGACTTTGGCGTGCTCGGCCTGCTGCTGGGTCACAAACGCACCCTGCGCGAGGCATTGCAGGCCATCATCCAGTACCGCCATCTCATGAACGAGGCACTGGCGGTCTATCTGGAATCCGATGGCGACATGGTGGTCATCCGCGAGGAGATCATCACCGAGACGCCCGTGCCACTGCGTCAGGCCAACGAGTTGGCCGTGGGTGTGCTGGCTCGCATTTGCAGTGCGCTGCTGGGCACGCATTGGAAGCCGCGCGGCATCCACTTCACGCACGCAGCCCCGGCGGATGTCAGCCTGCACCGGCGCGTGTTCGGTTGCCCGATCGTGTTTGACAGCGATTTCAACGGCATCGTCTGCGTGGCGGCCGATCTGGAGACGCCCAACCCAGCCGCCGACCCGGCACTCGTGCGTTATGCAGAAAGCCTGGCCGAGCCGCTCAACGTGTCGGGGCCGGATGCGGTGGTGCAGGAAGTGCGGCGCGCGGTGTATCTGCTGTTGCCGCTGGAGCGTGCCTCGGTGGAGCAGGTGGCCGAGCACCTTCACCTGAGCGCACGCACCTTGCAGCGGCAGTTGGAGTCTGCCGGCGCCACGTTCTCCGAACTGGTGGAGGAGGTGCGCCACAACCTGGCCGTCCGCTACATGGCCAACCCGAGTTACCGGATCGGCCGCGTGGCGGCGCTGCTGGGGTACACGCGGCAGGCATCATTCACGCGCTGGTTCGTCGCCCACTTCGGCATGACGCCGCGTGCATGGCGCGATGCGCAGACGCCATAG
- a CDS encoding 3-keto-5-aminohexanoate cleavage protein, producing the protein MQFLDDSLHPENQDKVVITAAPYGPEWMPEDFPEDIPVTMEEQVQKAVDCYNAGATVLHLHVRELDGKGSKRLSKFNELIAGVRAAVPDMIIQVGGSISFAPEDEGQAAKWLSDDTRHMLADLTPTPDQVTVAINTTQMNIMELLYPEYLEGTSLSHPALQQAYREMTVPAGPQWLEEHLRRLQAAGVQPHFQLTGIHAMETLERLVRKGLYKGPLNLTWIGIGGGFDGPNPFNFFNFIHRAPDGCTLTAESLLKNVLPFNMMAMAMGLHPRCGIEDTIIDQHGNRMTSVQQIEQCVRVARELGREIASGKEARQIYRIGTWYDSAEETLAKNGMAPNRAPNVKNLPLRAA; encoded by the coding sequence GTGCAATTCCTCGATGATTCGCTGCACCCCGAGAACCAGGACAAGGTCGTGATTACCGCGGCACCGTACGGCCCGGAATGGATGCCGGAAGATTTTCCGGAAGACATTCCCGTCACGATGGAAGAACAGGTGCAGAAAGCCGTGGATTGCTACAACGCCGGTGCCACCGTGCTGCACCTGCATGTGCGCGAGCTGGACGGCAAGGGCTCCAAGCGGCTGTCGAAATTCAACGAGCTGATTGCCGGCGTGCGCGCTGCGGTGCCGGACATGATCATCCAGGTGGGCGGCTCGATTTCGTTTGCGCCGGAAGACGAGGGCCAGGCCGCCAAGTGGCTGTCGGACGACACGCGCCACATGCTGGCCGACCTGACGCCAACGCCCGATCAGGTGACCGTGGCCATCAACACCACGCAGATGAACATCATGGAGCTGCTGTATCCGGAATATCTGGAAGGCACCTCCCTGTCACACCCCGCGCTGCAGCAGGCCTACCGCGAGATGACCGTGCCGGCCGGCCCGCAATGGCTGGAAGAACACCTGCGCCGCCTGCAGGCGGCCGGCGTGCAGCCGCACTTCCAGCTCACCGGCATCCACGCGATGGAAACGCTGGAGCGCCTGGTGCGCAAGGGCCTCTACAAGGGCCCGCTCAACCTCACGTGGATCGGCATTGGCGGCGGCTTTGACGGCCCCAACCCGTTCAACTTCTTCAACTTCATCCACCGCGCGCCGGACGGCTGCACGCTGACGGCGGAGTCGCTGCTCAAGAACGTGCTGCCGTTCAACATGATGGCCATGGCAATGGGCCTGCATCCGCGCTGCGGCATTGAAGACACCATCATCGACCAGCACGGCAACCGCATGACCTCGGTGCAGCAGATCGAGCAATGCGTGCGCGTGGCAAGGGAACTCGGCCGCGAAATCGCCAGTGGCAAGGAGGCGCGCCAGATCTACCGCATCGGCACCTGGTACGACAGTGCCGAGGAAACGCTGGCCAAGAATGGCATGGCCCCCAACCGCGCGCCGAATGTGAAGAACCTGCCGCTGCGCGCGGCCTAA
- a CDS encoding MFS transporter has protein sequence MNLHAADQHTGDHDGYLVSRPQAWFAFAMTFALMLFDYIDRQVIVSLFPHLKTAWSLSDKQLGALVSVISIVVAVGGLPVALLADRFSRVKSIVVMATVWSLATISCMFTRNYAQLFAARAMVGVGETGYGSVGAALIASLFPKRLRATLMGAFFAAASVGSVLGVLLGGVIAARWGWQAAFGVVGVPGLLLALLYVFVPDYKTVAMAPGAAQARQSAGTLLQRVAGALTTSRTLWWTCLGAAFQLIVVSTIWSWLPSYLNRYHGTPTDRAAMQAALVVLCGALGAFVWGVVADLVAARRQRNRLIAVAVLAIVTLLVFMTAFGTTMPANQQFLLIAFGGFLMTCTVAPASSVVFDVVHPGVRSTGAAVLSLFQNLFGLAIGPFVGGAMSDAWGLQTALAVMPIFGVAAAGCFLLAARSYEAELQRVASVQVDAAPALSPSAVASA, from the coding sequence ATGAATCTGCATGCTGCCGACCAGCACACAGGTGACCACGACGGCTACCTCGTCAGCCGACCCCAGGCGTGGTTTGCGTTTGCGATGACTTTTGCACTGATGCTGTTCGACTACATCGACCGGCAAGTCATCGTGTCGCTGTTCCCGCATCTGAAGACGGCGTGGTCGCTGTCGGACAAGCAGTTGGGTGCGCTGGTGTCTGTCATCTCCATCGTGGTGGCGGTGGGCGGGCTGCCGGTGGCACTGCTGGCCGACCGCTTCAGCCGCGTCAAAAGCATCGTCGTCATGGCGACGGTGTGGAGCTTGGCGACGATCTCCTGCATGTTCACGCGCAACTATGCGCAGCTCTTTGCGGCGCGGGCCATGGTGGGCGTGGGCGAAACGGGCTATGGCTCGGTGGGCGCGGCGCTCATCGCCAGCCTCTTTCCCAAGCGCCTGCGTGCCACGTTGATGGGCGCCTTCTTTGCGGCAGCATCCGTGGGCTCGGTGCTGGGTGTATTGCTCGGCGGTGTGATCGCGGCGCGCTGGGGCTGGCAGGCAGCCTTTGGCGTGGTGGGCGTGCCGGGGTTGCTGCTGGCACTGCTCTACGTGTTTGTGCCGGACTACAAGACAGTGGCGATGGCACCCGGTGCGGCGCAGGCTCGGCAGTCGGCTGGCACGCTCCTGCAACGCGTGGCTGGAGCACTCACCACTTCACGCACGCTGTGGTGGACCTGCCTGGGCGCGGCCTTCCAGCTGATCGTCGTGTCGACCATCTGGTCGTGGTTGCCGAGTTATCTGAACCGCTACCACGGCACACCGACGGACCGTGCAGCCATGCAGGCAGCGCTGGTGGTGCTGTGCGGCGCGCTAGGGGCCTTCGTGTGGGGCGTGGTGGCCGACCTGGTGGCGGCACGCCGTCAGCGCAACCGGCTGATTGCCGTGGCGGTGCTGGCCATCGTGACGCTGCTTGTGTTCATGACGGCTTTCGGCACGACCATGCCGGCCAACCAGCAATTCCTGCTGATCGCCTTCGGTGGCTTCCTGATGACGTGCACGGTGGCGCCAGCCTCCAGCGTGGTGTTCGACGTGGTCCACCCGGGTGTTCGCTCCACAGGGGCTGCGGTGCTCTCGCTGTTCCAGAACCTGTTCGGCCTGGCGATCGGCCCGTTCGTGGGTGGCGCCATGTCCGACGCGTGGGGCCTGCAGACCGCACTGGCTGTCATGCCGATCTTCGGTGTGGCGGCGGCTGGCTGCTTCTTGCTGGCTGCGCGCAGCTACGAGGCCGAACTGCAACGCGTGGCCAGCGTGCAAGTGGATGCAGCGCCGGCCCTCAGCCCCTCTGCGGTTGCCTCTGCATGA
- a CDS encoding quinone oxidoreductase family protein yields MATAVRFHETGGPEVLRCETVEVGRPGPGQVRLRHEAVGLNFADTYFRSGLYPVPLPAGMGVEAAGIVEAVGDDVTNVAVGDRVTYTGFVNTLGAYSTERLIPAAPLIKLPDAIACETAAAMTMRGLTSAYLLRRIYPFAKGDTVLLHAAAGGVGLIVSQWAKLLGLTVIGTVSSEAKADIARAHGCDHVINYTHEDVAKRVRELTDGVGVNVVFDSVGKATFDASLDSLKRRGLMVCVGTASGPIPPFNPQLLAMKGSLYMTRPALADYIADPAEKAALAGELFDHVAAGRIRIEIHQRYALQDAVQAHRDLEARKTTGSSVFVI; encoded by the coding sequence ATGGCAACAGCAGTCCGCTTCCACGAAACCGGCGGCCCCGAAGTCTTGCGCTGCGAGACCGTCGAAGTCGGCCGCCCTGGCCCCGGCCAGGTCCGCCTGCGCCACGAGGCCGTCGGCCTGAACTTTGCCGATACCTACTTCCGCTCTGGCCTGTATCCGGTGCCGTTGCCCGCCGGCATGGGTGTTGAAGCGGCAGGCATTGTCGAGGCCGTGGGTGATGACGTGACCAACGTCGCCGTGGGCGACCGCGTGACCTACACCGGCTTCGTCAACACGCTGGGCGCCTACAGCACCGAGCGCCTGATCCCCGCCGCACCGCTCATCAAGCTGCCCGATGCCATCGCCTGCGAAACCGCCGCCGCCATGACCATGCGCGGCCTGACCTCGGCCTACCTGCTGCGTCGCATCTATCCGTTTGCCAAGGGCGATACGGTGCTGCTGCACGCGGCTGCAGGGGGCGTGGGGCTGATCGTTTCGCAGTGGGCCAAGCTGCTCGGGCTGACGGTGATCGGCACGGTGTCGAGCGAAGCCAAGGCGGACATCGCCCGCGCACATGGCTGTGACCACGTCATCAACTACACACATGAAGACGTCGCCAAGCGCGTGCGCGAGCTGACCGACGGCGTGGGCGTCAACGTGGTGTTTGACAGCGTGGGCAAGGCCACCTTTGATGCGTCGCTCGATTCGCTCAAGCGGCGCGGGCTCATGGTGTGCGTGGGCACGGCCTCGGGCCCGATCCCGCCGTTCAATCCGCAACTACTGGCGATGAAGGGCTCGCTGTACATGACGCGTCCGGCGCTGGCGGATTACATCGCTGATCCAGCGGAGAAAGCGGCGCTTGCCGGCGAACTGTTCGACCACGTCGCCGCCGGCCGCATCCGCATCGAAATCCACCAGCGCTACGCATTGCAAGACGCCGTGCAGGCCCACCGCGATCTGGAAGCACGCAAGACGACCGGCTCGTCGGTCTTCGTCATCTGA
- a CDS encoding TauD/TfdA dioxygenase family protein → MRVEQLTNALGAELIGVQLADAIEDHGLFNEIRTALLKHRVVFLRDQDLSRAQHVAFARRFGDLEDHPVAGSDPEHPGLVRIYKTPDHPNDRYENCWHSDTTWREAPQFGAVLRCVECPPVGGDTMWANMALAYDKLPDNVKREIADLRARHSIEASFGAVMPIEKRLALKAQYPDPEHPVVRTHPETGEKVLYVNGFTTHFTNYHTPARVRYGQDATNGASELLRYLISQAYIPEYQVRWRWKPNSVAIWDNTATQHYAVMDYPPCHRKMERAGIIGSKPF, encoded by the coding sequence ATGCGAGTCGAACAACTGACCAACGCGCTGGGCGCAGAACTCATCGGCGTGCAACTGGCCGATGCCATTGAAGACCACGGCTTGTTCAATGAGATCCGCACCGCGCTGCTCAAGCACCGCGTGGTCTTCCTGCGCGATCAGGATTTAAGCCGCGCGCAGCACGTCGCCTTTGCCCGCCGCTTTGGCGATCTGGAGGACCACCCCGTCGCCGGCAGCGATCCGGAACACCCTGGCCTCGTGCGCATCTACAAGACGCCCGATCACCCGAACGACCGCTACGAAAATTGCTGGCACTCCGACACGACATGGCGTGAGGCACCGCAGTTTGGCGCCGTGCTGCGTTGTGTGGAATGCCCACCCGTGGGCGGCGACACCATGTGGGCCAACATGGCGCTGGCCTACGACAAGCTGCCGGATAACGTGAAGCGCGAGATTGCCGACCTGCGCGCGCGCCACAGCATCGAAGCGAGCTTTGGTGCGGTCATGCCGATCGAGAAGCGCCTCGCGCTCAAAGCGCAGTATCCCGATCCGGAACACCCGGTGGTGCGCACCCACCCCGAGACCGGCGAGAAGGTGCTGTACGTGAACGGCTTCACCACGCACTTCACGAACTACCACACGCCTGCACGCGTGCGCTATGGGCAGGACGCCACCAACGGCGCTTCAGAGCTGCTGCGCTACCTGATCAGCCAGGCGTACATCCCCGAATACCAGGTGCGCTGGCGCTGGAAGCCGAACAGCGTGGCCATCTGGGACAACACCGCCACGCAACACTACGCGGTCATGGATTACCCGCCGTGCCACCGGAAGATGGAGCGCGCCGGGATCATCGGCAGCAAGCCGTTCTAA
- a CDS encoding porin, translating into MKKKHIAPFALLACAGAASAQSGVTLYGVVDTNIEYATNLPGATPGSSGNRVSMQSGGLSGSRWGMRGVEDLGGGLSALFVLESGFASDTGQSQQGGRLFGRQAYVGLKSSTVGQFTFGRQYTTLFQLLANFEPMAYSTQYEPAAVQTGVNFRSDNTAMYTGTFGPVTAQVHWSFGTGAPSANPTGGGNGEVPGQPRRDSGYGAGVAYSAGPLGATLAYDQYNPSVALGGGAFSSGTVRKAALAGSYLFGDVIKVMGGYRWGQNKNANGSVALRDDYYWAGVNYQATNALTLSLEYSYQKIKTINSAPSTQANPWQVAFIADYTLSKRTDLYLTTAYARNAGLALDQASVDLNATGYGLATGKTSMIGAAVGIRHKF; encoded by the coding sequence ATGAAGAAGAAACACATCGCCCCCTTTGCGCTGCTGGCCTGCGCGGGCGCAGCCAGCGCACAATCCGGCGTCACGCTGTATGGCGTGGTGGACACCAACATCGAATATGCGACGAACTTGCCCGGCGCCACCCCGGGCAGTTCGGGCAATCGCGTGTCGATGCAGAGCGGTGGCCTGTCGGGCTCGCGCTGGGGCATGCGCGGGGTGGAAGACCTGGGCGGCGGCCTGAGTGCGCTGTTCGTGCTGGAGAGCGGCTTTGCGAGCGACACCGGGCAATCGCAGCAAGGGGGCCGCCTGTTCGGCCGCCAGGCTTACGTGGGGCTGAAGAGCAGCACGGTGGGGCAGTTCACGTTCGGGCGCCAGTACACCACGCTGTTCCAGTTGCTCGCCAACTTCGAGCCGATGGCGTATTCCACGCAATATGAACCGGCGGCCGTGCAGACTGGCGTCAATTTCCGCTCGGACAACACTGCCATGTATACCGGCACCTTTGGCCCCGTCACCGCACAGGTGCACTGGTCATTTGGCACCGGCGCGCCCAGCGCCAACCCCACGGGCGGCGGCAATGGCGAGGTACCCGGCCAACCCCGGCGCGACAGCGGCTACGGTGCGGGTGTGGCGTACTCCGCTGGCCCGCTGGGCGCCACGCTGGCCTACGACCAATACAACCCGAGCGTGGCACTGGGCGGCGGCGCCTTCAGCTCGGGCACTGTGCGCAAGGCCGCGCTGGCCGGCAGCTACCTGTTCGGCGATGTCATCAAGGTCATGGGCGGCTACCGGTGGGGCCAGAACAAGAACGCCAACGGCAGCGTGGCGCTGCGTGATGACTACTACTGGGCCGGCGTGAACTACCAGGCGACCAACGCGCTGACGCTCTCGCTCGAATACTCGTACCAGAAGATCAAGACCATCAACAGCGCGCCCTCCACGCAGGCCAATCCGTGGCAAGTCGCGTTCATTGCCGACTACACCCTTTCCAAGCGCACCGACCTGTACCTGACCACGGCCTACGCCCGCAACGCAGGGCTGGCTCTGGACCAGGCCTCGGTGGATCTGAACGCCACCGGTTACGGCTTGGCCACCGGCAAGACCAGCATGATCGGCGCGGCTGTGGGCATCCGTCACAAGTTCTGA
- a CDS encoding RBBP9/YdeN family alpha/beta hydrolase — MQTHTTPTILMVPGLRDHVPDHWQTLLQAALQAKGYRADSVPPLEADKLSCAARVAALDKAVSAIDGPVILVAHSAGVMITVHWAQRHARSIHGALLATPADLDTPLPAGYPTHDVLQKNGWLPCPRRPLPFPSIVAASRNDPLASYERIAGMAADWGSRLVDLGDVGHLNPAAGFGPWPEAHALIDALR; from the coding sequence ATGCAAACTCACACCACTCCGACGATCCTCATGGTGCCCGGCCTGCGAGACCATGTGCCCGATCACTGGCAGACACTGCTGCAAGCCGCGCTCCAGGCCAAGGGATACCGGGCAGACTCGGTGCCGCCGCTGGAGGCCGACAAACTCAGTTGCGCGGCGCGCGTGGCGGCGTTGGACAAAGCGGTCTCGGCCATCGATGGGCCCGTGATTCTGGTGGCACACAGCGCAGGTGTGATGATCACCGTGCATTGGGCGCAGCGTCACGCACGCAGCATTCATGGTGCGCTGCTTGCCACGCCGGCTGATCTGGATACACCGCTGCCGGCGGGCTATCCCACACACGACGTGTTGCAGAAGAACGGCTGGCTACCCTGCCCACGTCGTCCGTTACCGTTCCCGAGCATCGTCGCGGCCAGCCGCAACGACCCGCTGGCATCGTACGAGCGCATCGCGGGCATGGCCGCCGACTGGGGCAGCCGGCTGGTCGATCTGGGGGATGTTGGGCACCTGAACCCGGCAGCCGGATTTGGGCCGTGGCCGGAAGCGCATGCCCTCATCGATGCCTTGCGCTGA
- a CDS encoding Rieske (2Fe-2S) protein: MPRAVSIPATELPPGQRRLVFVEGRSVVLFNIDGTVYAIDNTCPHQGASLAGGKLEGTWLQCPAHGLHFDLAASDTAALCLKHFPVSTADGMLTVRLEDSPHTT; this comes from the coding sequence ATGCCACGCGCTGTTTCGATTCCCGCGACGGAGCTACCGCCGGGTCAGCGCAGGCTGGTGTTCGTAGAGGGCCGCAGCGTCGTGCTGTTCAACATCGATGGCACGGTCTACGCCATCGACAACACATGCCCGCATCAAGGGGCATCGCTGGCCGGTGGAAAGCTGGAAGGCACGTGGCTGCAATGTCCGGCGCACGGGCTGCACTTCGATTTGGCTGCGAGCGATACAGCCGCGCTGTGCCTCAAGCATTTTCCGGTCAGCACGGCTGACGGCATGCTGACCGTCAGGCTGGAAGACTCGCCACACACAACATAG
- a CDS encoding MATE family efflux transporter, with amino-acid sequence MTAPSAVPTPRPLWRTFVAFLGPLILANILQSLSGTLNNVYVGHMLGVKALAAVSAFFPILFFFIAFIIGLGSGAAVLIGQAWGAKKPEAMKTVAGTTLSVGFAVGLAVALLGGPFAHALLGWLGTPADILQDATLYASVMLYAMPGLFVYLLATAMMRGVGDTRTPLRTLALSTSIGLVLTPTFIRGWFGLPQLGVASGAVATIISFTIALVWLAFFLRRRNHPLAPDAVLARHLWVDLGVLKTVLKIGVPTGVQLVVISIAELALLSFVNSFGSDATAAYGAGTQIISYVQFPAMSIAITASILGAQAIGSGNTDRLDAITRTGLMLNVAITGLLVVLALLFSRSVIGWFTTNTEVMSLAQSLLHISLWSSVIFGMASVFSGVMRASGTVMAPTAISIVAIAAVEVPVAWMLSRHIGTDGIWAAYPAAFIAMFVMQGAYYGLVWRRRAQRFGIRRMV; translated from the coding sequence ATGACGGCACCTTCCGCAGTACCGACACCCCGCCCGCTGTGGCGGACCTTCGTGGCCTTTCTCGGGCCGCTGATTCTGGCCAACATCCTGCAATCGTTGTCGGGCACGCTCAATAACGTGTACGTCGGGCACATGCTGGGTGTGAAGGCACTGGCAGCGGTGTCGGCGTTCTTCCCGATCCTGTTTTTCTTCATCGCTTTCATCATCGGGCTGGGTTCGGGCGCGGCGGTGCTGATTGGCCAAGCGTGGGGCGCCAAGAAGCCGGAGGCGATGAAGACCGTGGCGGGCACCACGCTGTCGGTGGGTTTTGCCGTGGGCTTGGCCGTGGCGCTGCTGGGGGGCCCGTTCGCGCACGCGCTGCTCGGCTGGCTCGGCACGCCAGCCGACATCTTGCAAGACGCCACGCTCTACGCCAGCGTCATGCTCTACGCCATGCCGGGCTTGTTCGTCTACCTGCTGGCCACGGCGATGATGCGGGGTGTGGGCGACACGCGCACGCCGTTGCGTACGCTGGCGCTGTCCACGTCGATTGGCCTGGTGCTGACGCCAACGTTTATTCGCGGCTGGTTTGGTTTGCCGCAGCTGGGTGTGGCCAGCGGTGCTGTGGCAACCATCATCTCGTTCACGATCGCGTTGGTGTGGCTGGCGTTCTTCCTGCGCCGCCGCAACCATCCGCTCGCGCCGGATGCGGTACTGGCGCGGCATCTGTGGGTCGATCTTGGTGTGCTCAAAACCGTCCTGAAGATCGGCGTGCCGACGGGCGTTCAGCTTGTGGTGATCTCGATTGCCGAGCTGGCGCTGCTGTCGTTCGTCAACAGCTTCGGCTCGGATGCCACGGCCGCCTACGGCGCCGGCACGCAGATCATCAGCTACGTGCAGTTCCCGGCCATGTCGATCGCCATTACCGCGTCGATCCTGGGCGCCCAGGCCATTGGCTCAGGCAATACGGACCGGCTCGATGCCATCACGCGTACCGGGCTAATGCTCAACGTGGCGATCACCGGGCTGCTGGTGGTGTTGGCGCTGCTGTTCTCGCGCTCGGTGATCGGCTGGTTCACCACCAACACGGAAGTGATGAGCCTGGCCCAGAGCCTGCTGCATATCTCGCTGTGGAGCTCCGTCATCTTTGGTATGGCGAGTGTGTTCTCGGGCGTGATGCGCGCCAGCGGCACGGTGATGGCGCCCACGGCCATCTCCATCGTTGCCATTGCGGCGGTGGAAGTGCCGGTGGCGTGGATGCTGAGCCGGCACATCGGCACCGATGGCATCTGGGCGGCGTATCCCGCTGCGTTCATCGCCATGTTCGTGATGCAGGGGGCGTACTACGGTTTGGTGTGGCGGCGCCGCGCGCAGCGCTTTGGTATTCGCCGCATGGTGTGA
- a CDS encoding DUF2239 family protein, whose product MDATAIHACTAFAGTRRLAGGPVRDVALAVKAHLDAHPDSQVLVFDNATAQPVELDLRGTLDDVLARLDRTRSTAPALADTECRPRGPGRPKLGVIAREVTLLPRHWDWLAAQPGGASVTLRKLVEDARRATEGADRRRAAQEAAYRFMAAMAGNAAGFEEATRALFAGDAGAFQSLTQTWPADVRDFAHKLARAAFDTHSQEEAAA is encoded by the coding sequence ATGGATGCCACAGCAATCCACGCGTGCACGGCCTTTGCCGGCACCCGACGCCTGGCCGGCGGGCCCGTCCGTGATGTCGCCCTAGCGGTCAAAGCGCACCTCGACGCGCACCCCGACTCCCAAGTTCTCGTCTTCGACAACGCAACCGCGCAGCCCGTGGAACTCGACCTGCGCGGCACACTGGATGACGTGCTCGCGCGACTCGATCGCACGAGGTCGACCGCGCCAGCGCTCGCTGATACGGAGTGCCGCCCGCGCGGCCCCGGCCGTCCCAAACTTGGCGTGATTGCCCGGGAGGTGACGCTATTACCGCGTCACTGGGACTGGCTGGCCGCGCAGCCAGGCGGGGCGTCCGTCACCTTGCGCAAGCTGGTGGAAGACGCGCGCCGCGCGACCGAAGGCGCAGACCGTCGCCGCGCTGCACAGGAGGCGGCCTACCGCTTCATGGCGGCCATGGCCGGCAATGCCGCAGGCTTTGAAGAGGCCACGCGCGCGTTGTTCGCAGGCGATGCCGGTGCATTCCAATCCCTTACCCAAACGTGGCCTGCCGACGTGCGCGACTTCGCGCATAAGCTGGCGCGCGCCGCGTTCGATACCCACTCACAAGAAGAGGCGGCTGCATGA